A portion of the Stigmatella aurantiaca DW4/3-1 genome contains these proteins:
- a CDS encoding glutamate synthase subunit beta, with the protein MGKPTGFLEWSRSPAPKREKSERVQDWKEFVLPLAPDEAKRQAGRCMDCGVPFCQQGCPLGNPIPDFNDAVYNGRWKAAYLSLSGTNNFPEFTGRLCPAPCEASCVLSINQDAVTIEQMEKEIAERAFTEGWVTPRPPASRTGRRVAVVGSGPAGLAAAAQLNQAGHTVTVYERDDRLGGLMRYGIPDFKMEKSVLDRRLAVMEAEGVVFRTGVDVGKEIGFRALREQHDAVVLALGARKARELEVPGRELEGVLPAMQFLEHQNRVVSGLATPDPRLSAAGKRVLILGGGDTGSDCLGTSLRQGAKSVTQVELMPAPPHVRAADNPWPRWPLLFRTSSSQEEGGVREFGFMTKHLSGQDGRLQALHAVKVEPRREGDGPLRLIEAPGTEVTHEVDMLILAMGFTGPDTAQLSEQLGVKITPRGTVQIDKHFATSADGVFCAGDASRGASLIVWALSEGREAAKAVDAYLTGLPSALPTRGRDAAFG; encoded by the coding sequence ATGGGAAAGCCAACGGGTTTTCTGGAGTGGTCCCGCAGCCCCGCCCCCAAGCGGGAGAAGTCCGAGCGCGTCCAGGACTGGAAGGAGTTCGTGCTGCCGCTGGCGCCCGACGAGGCGAAGCGGCAGGCGGGGCGCTGTATGGACTGTGGCGTGCCCTTCTGTCAGCAGGGCTGTCCGCTGGGCAATCCCATCCCGGACTTCAACGACGCCGTCTACAACGGGCGCTGGAAGGCGGCGTACCTGTCGCTGAGCGGCACCAACAACTTCCCGGAGTTCACGGGGCGGCTCTGTCCCGCGCCCTGTGAGGCCTCCTGCGTCCTGTCCATCAACCAGGACGCCGTGACCATCGAGCAGATGGAGAAGGAGATCGCCGAGCGGGCCTTCACCGAGGGCTGGGTGACGCCGCGTCCCCCCGCCTCCCGCACGGGCCGCCGCGTGGCGGTGGTGGGCTCGGGCCCAGCGGGGCTCGCCGCGGCGGCACAGCTCAACCAGGCGGGACACACCGTCACCGTCTACGAGCGGGACGACCGGCTCGGGGGCCTGATGCGCTACGGCATCCCGGACTTCAAGATGGAGAAGTCGGTGCTGGACCGGCGCCTGGCCGTGATGGAGGCCGAAGGCGTGGTGTTCCGCACCGGCGTGGACGTGGGCAAGGAGATCGGCTTCCGCGCCCTGCGAGAGCAGCATGACGCCGTCGTCCTGGCCCTGGGCGCGCGCAAGGCCCGTGAGCTGGAGGTGCCCGGACGCGAGTTGGAAGGCGTGCTGCCCGCGATGCAGTTCCTGGAGCACCAGAACCGGGTGGTCTCCGGGCTGGCCACCCCAGACCCGCGGCTGAGCGCTGCGGGCAAGCGGGTGCTCATCCTGGGCGGTGGCGACACCGGCTCGGACTGCCTGGGCACGTCGCTCCGGCAGGGCGCGAAGAGCGTGACCCAGGTGGAGCTGATGCCAGCCCCGCCCCATGTCCGGGCCGCCGACAACCCGTGGCCGCGCTGGCCGCTGCTGTTCCGCACCTCCTCCAGCCAGGAGGAAGGCGGCGTGCGCGAGTTCGGCTTCATGACAAAGCACCTGTCAGGCCAGGACGGCCGTCTCCAGGCGCTGCACGCGGTGAAGGTGGAGCCCCGGCGCGAGGGAGATGGTCCCCTCCGGCTGATCGAGGCCCCCGGCACCGAGGTGACGCATGAAGTGGACATGCTGATCCTCGCCATGGGCTTCACGGGACCGGACACGGCGCAGCTGAGCGAGCAGCTGGGCGTGAAGATCACCCCCCGTGGCACGGTGCAGATCGACAAGCACTTCGCGACCTCGGCGGACGGCGTGTTCTGCGCCGGTGACGCGAGCCGGGGAGCCAGCCTCATCGTCTGGGCCCTCTCGGAGGGCCGCGAGGCGGCGAAGGCCGTCGACGCCTACCTCACGGGCCTTCCCTCCGCCCTGCCGACCCGGGGCCGGGACGCCGCGTTCGGCTAA
- a CDS encoding alpha/beta hydrolase: MALSLLLWSTLAEATTVRIHYDVGYGNRITIRGSKAPLSWTTGLNASWSAGNIWTLSWANSVGDVEIKPLVNDSIWSTGANYRIKAGTTVELYPFFGPASGRLQYVSNVYSPQLGNSRTFAVYLPPSYSENPLKRYPVLYAHDGQNLFNAATAFGGVEWRMDETANALIGNGSMDEVIIVGVYNAEANRIYEYTPCCDSQYGGGGADLYERFLIDTVKPYVDQNFRTLTGKQNTALLGSSLGGLVSFYIGRRNPSVFGKLAALSSSFWWNNQALTQQVEASPTKVEVNVYLDAGTSGDGLTETARMRDALVADGHLQGRDLFYYVAQGAGHNESAWAARLNLPLTYLFPWQGTAY; encoded by the coding sequence GTGGCCCTGTCTCTCCTGTTGTGGAGCACCCTGGCGGAGGCCACCACCGTCCGTATTCATTACGACGTTGGTTATGGCAACCGCATCACGATCCGTGGGAGCAAGGCCCCTCTTTCCTGGACCACCGGCCTCAACGCCTCCTGGAGCGCGGGCAACATCTGGACGTTGTCCTGGGCTAACTCCGTGGGTGACGTGGAGATCAAACCCCTCGTCAACGACTCCATCTGGTCCACTGGCGCCAACTACCGCATCAAGGCGGGCACCACGGTGGAACTCTATCCCTTCTTCGGTCCGGCCTCGGGACGGTTGCAGTACGTCTCCAATGTCTACTCTCCACAGCTTGGCAATTCCCGCACGTTCGCGGTTTATCTGCCGCCCAGCTATTCGGAGAATCCGCTCAAGCGCTATCCTGTCTTGTATGCCCATGACGGACAGAACCTGTTCAATGCCGCCACCGCCTTTGGTGGCGTTGAATGGCGCATGGACGAGACAGCCAATGCCCTCATCGGCAACGGTTCCATGGACGAGGTCATCATCGTGGGGGTCTACAACGCGGAGGCCAATCGCATCTACGAGTACACCCCCTGTTGCGATTCCCAGTACGGCGGCGGAGGCGCGGACCTGTACGAGCGCTTCCTCATCGATACGGTCAAGCCCTACGTCGACCAGAACTTCCGCACGTTGACGGGAAAGCAGAACACCGCCCTTCTCGGTTCATCGCTGGGGGGGCTGGTGTCTTTCTATATCGGACGGCGCAATCCGTCTGTTTTCGGCAAGCTCGCGGCGCTGTCGAGCTCCTTCTGGTGGAACAACCAAGCGCTCACCCAGCAGGTGGAGGCGTCCCCCACGAAGGTGGAGGTAAACGTCTACCTCGATGCCGGGACGAGCGGTGATGGGCTGACGGAGACGGCTCGGATGCGCGATGCGCTGGTGGCGGATGGCCATCTCCAGGGCCGGGATCTCTTCTATTACGTGGCCCAGGGCGCGGGGCACAATGAGTCCGCTTGGGCCGCGCGGTTGAACCTGCCCCTCACGTATCTCTTCCCTTGGCAGGGGACGGCCTACTGA
- the gltB gene encoding glutamate synthase large subunit: MSSYIPGRYGLYEPEMEHDACGVGFVVHIKGERSRSIVEEGLELLNRLSHRAAAGRDPETGDGAGILIQMPHRFFEREVPRLGFELPPRRQYAVAQAFLPPDPQSRAACEAILEEVVAEEGQRVLGWRDVPVAPEHLGTVAREVAPVIRQLFVARRRVVPSAFERKLYRIRKLAGNRVEARGVDPNKRFHVASFSAETIVYKGLLLPRQLPKFYVDLQHPEMVSALALVHSRFSTNTFPTWELAQPFRYIAHNGEINTLRGNRNWMTARRGLLQSARFGGSLEPLFPLIVPGKSDSAQFDNMMELLCLGGRTLPHALMMMIPEAWEGHATMSDERRAFYEYSSALLEPWDGPAAIAFTDGQLIGATLDRNGLRPARYLVTEDDRVILSSETGVLDVHPSQVRRKGRLTPGRMLLVDTTEGRILEDEEVKADISGRWPYRRWLQRNVFTFDDLPTRPAPARLTGQELWRLQRAFGYTDEDTRLLLRPMAETGKEPVGSMGTDTPLAVLSDQAPSLFSYFHQLFAQVTNPPIDPIREALVMTLGTGLGPEGNTLEETPEQCHRMALPGPILTNGQFARLAAVRGEGVFETHVLSLLYPVDGGESSLEQALEGLCSRAVEAVDAGASILVLSDRGVDAAHLPIPVLLALSSVHQRLVRDGIRMYTGLVVETAEAREVHHFACLFGYGASAVNPYLALDTLRAMAEAGDLQVDHEKAQEQFIHGIEEGLLKVMSKMGISTLQSYRGSQLFEAVGLERHLIERHFTGTPSRIEGVGLPELGREVRERHDRGFGPAANLDTAVLPAGGLYQWRRRGETHKWNPATLAKLQTAARTNNPLLFAEYSRLADDETQDHCNLRGLLEVVPEGHTSVPLEEVEPASEIVRRFVTGAMSFGSISAEAHETLAVAMNRIGGRSNSGEGGEESHRYQLDENGDSRRSAIKQVASARFGVTTEYLVNASELQIKMAQGAKPGEGGQLPGHKVDERIARVRWSTPGVTLISPPPHHDIYSIEDLSQLIYDLQSVNPQARVSVKLVSEVGVGTIAAGVSKAGAGCVVISGYEGGTGASPLSSIKHAGLPWELGLAETQQVLVHNGLRSRIRVQVDGGLRTAKDVLMAAMMGAEEFGMATASLIALGCIMLRKCHLNTCSVGIATQDLALRERFHGKPEHVVNFFYMVAEDLRRQMAALGFRKLEEVVGRVDLLRQRTGMTHWKARKVNLAALLEPPKAPASEPRRCDTPHRKDVSDHLDHELLRNAGPALEGSSPTFLTRPVSNIHRAVGAMLSGEIAKRHGARGLPDGQLRIRLQGSAGQSFGAFLASGVTLELEGDSNDYLGKGLSGGRIIVYPPSSSRFVPEENVLVGNTVLYGATAGEVYLRGLAGERFAVRNSGAQAVVEGVGDHGCEYMTGGVVVVLGPTGRNFAAGMSGGTAYVLDRDRTFRKRCNLEMVELESLVDESELWLVHGMIERHFHHTNSTLARRVLDNWELMVPQFVKVMPTDYKRVLQARRAARKPPSVMPQRLHAVGSEG; this comes from the coding sequence ATGTCGTCGTATATCCCGGGGCGGTATGGACTCTATGAACCCGAGATGGAGCACGATGCGTGTGGTGTCGGCTTCGTGGTCCATATCAAGGGAGAGCGCTCGCGCAGCATCGTCGAAGAAGGATTGGAGCTGCTCAACAGGCTAAGCCACCGGGCTGCGGCGGGACGAGATCCGGAAACGGGAGATGGTGCCGGCATTTTGATCCAAATGCCTCACCGTTTCTTCGAGCGCGAAGTCCCTCGGTTGGGTTTTGAACTTCCGCCGCGCCGGCAGTATGCGGTCGCCCAAGCGTTCCTCCCCCCGGATCCCCAATCCCGGGCCGCGTGCGAGGCCATCCTCGAAGAGGTCGTCGCCGAGGAAGGACAACGGGTGTTGGGCTGGCGCGACGTGCCGGTGGCCCCGGAGCACCTGGGCACCGTGGCGCGCGAGGTAGCCCCCGTCATCCGCCAGCTGTTCGTGGCCCGGCGCCGCGTGGTGCCCAGCGCCTTTGAGCGCAAGCTGTACCGCATCCGCAAGCTGGCCGGGAACCGCGTGGAAGCGCGCGGCGTGGACCCCAACAAGCGCTTTCACGTGGCCAGCTTCTCCGCCGAGACCATCGTCTACAAGGGCCTGCTGCTGCCCCGGCAACTGCCCAAGTTCTACGTGGACTTGCAGCACCCGGAGATGGTGAGCGCGCTGGCGCTGGTGCACTCCCGCTTCTCCACCAACACCTTCCCGACGTGGGAGCTGGCCCAGCCGTTCCGGTACATTGCCCACAACGGCGAGATCAACACGCTGCGCGGCAACCGCAACTGGATGACCGCCCGCCGGGGATTGCTTCAATCGGCCCGCTTCGGTGGCAGCCTGGAGCCCCTCTTCCCGCTCATCGTCCCCGGCAAGAGCGACTCCGCCCAGTTCGACAACATGATGGAGTTGCTGTGCCTGGGCGGGCGCACGCTGCCGCACGCCCTGATGATGATGATCCCCGAGGCGTGGGAAGGCCACGCCACGATGAGCGATGAGCGCCGCGCCTTCTACGAGTACTCCTCGGCCCTGCTGGAGCCGTGGGACGGCCCGGCGGCCATCGCCTTCACGGATGGCCAGCTCATCGGCGCCACGCTGGACCGCAACGGCCTGCGGCCCGCGCGCTACCTCGTCACCGAGGATGACCGCGTCATCCTCTCCTCGGAGACGGGCGTGCTCGACGTGCACCCCTCTCAGGTGCGCCGCAAGGGCCGCCTCACCCCGGGCCGCATGCTCCTGGTGGACACCACCGAGGGCCGCATCCTCGAGGACGAGGAAGTCAAGGCGGACATCTCCGGCCGCTGGCCGTACCGCCGGTGGCTTCAACGCAACGTGTTCACCTTCGACGACCTGCCCACCCGCCCGGCCCCTGCCCGGCTCACGGGCCAGGAGCTGTGGCGGCTGCAGCGCGCCTTCGGCTACACGGACGAGGACACGCGGCTGCTGCTGCGCCCCATGGCCGAGACGGGCAAGGAGCCCGTGGGCTCCATGGGCACGGACACGCCCCTGGCGGTGCTCAGTGACCAGGCTCCCAGCCTCTTCTCCTATTTCCACCAGCTCTTCGCCCAGGTGACCAACCCGCCCATCGATCCCATCCGCGAGGCGTTGGTGATGACGCTCGGGACGGGCCTGGGGCCGGAAGGCAACACCCTGGAGGAGACCCCCGAGCAGTGCCACCGCATGGCGCTGCCGGGCCCCATCCTCACCAACGGCCAGTTCGCCCGTCTGGCGGCGGTCCGGGGCGAGGGCGTCTTCGAGACGCACGTGCTCTCCCTGCTCTACCCGGTGGACGGCGGCGAATCTTCGCTGGAGCAAGCGCTGGAGGGGTTGTGTTCGCGGGCCGTGGAGGCGGTGGACGCGGGCGCCAGCATCCTCGTGCTGAGCGACCGTGGCGTGGACGCGGCGCACCTGCCCATTCCGGTCCTGCTGGCCCTCTCCTCGGTGCACCAGCGCCTGGTGCGCGACGGCATCCGCATGTACACGGGCCTCGTGGTGGAGACGGCCGAGGCGCGCGAGGTGCACCACTTCGCCTGCCTCTTTGGCTACGGCGCCTCGGCGGTCAACCCCTACCTGGCCCTGGACACCCTCCGGGCCATGGCCGAGGCGGGCGACCTCCAGGTGGACCACGAGAAGGCCCAGGAGCAGTTCATCCACGGCATCGAGGAGGGCCTGCTCAAGGTGATGTCCAAGATGGGCATCTCCACGCTGCAGTCCTACCGCGGCTCGCAGCTCTTCGAGGCCGTGGGGCTGGAGCGCCACCTCATCGAGCGCCACTTCACCGGCACACCGTCCCGCATCGAGGGCGTGGGCCTGCCGGAGCTGGGCCGCGAGGTGCGTGAGCGCCACGATCGCGGCTTCGGCCCAGCGGCCAACCTGGACACGGCCGTCCTGCCCGCGGGAGGCCTGTACCAGTGGCGCCGCCGGGGCGAGACGCACAAGTGGAATCCGGCCACGCTGGCCAAGCTCCAGACGGCGGCCCGGACCAACAACCCGCTCCTCTTCGCCGAGTACTCGCGGCTGGCGGACGACGAGACCCAGGATCACTGCAACCTGCGCGGGCTCCTGGAGGTCGTCCCCGAAGGCCACACGTCCGTGCCGCTCGAGGAGGTGGAACCCGCGAGCGAGATCGTCCGCCGCTTCGTCACCGGCGCCATGTCCTTTGGCTCCATCAGCGCCGAGGCCCACGAGACGCTCGCCGTCGCGATGAACCGCATCGGGGGGCGCTCCAACAGCGGCGAGGGCGGCGAGGAGTCCCACCGCTATCAGCTGGACGAGAACGGCGACTCCCGGCGCAGCGCCATCAAACAGGTGGCCAGCGCCCGCTTCGGCGTCACCACCGAGTACCTCGTCAACGCCAGCGAGCTGCAGATCAAGATGGCCCAGGGTGCCAAGCCTGGCGAGGGCGGCCAGTTGCCGGGCCACAAGGTGGACGAGCGCATCGCGCGCGTGCGCTGGTCCACGCCGGGCGTGACGCTCATCTCCCCGCCCCCGCACCACGACATCTACTCCATCGAGGACCTGTCGCAGCTCATCTACGATCTCCAGTCGGTGAACCCGCAGGCGCGGGTGAGCGTGAAGCTGGTGAGCGAGGTGGGCGTGGGCACCATCGCCGCGGGCGTGTCCAAGGCCGGCGCGGGGTGCGTGGTCATCTCGGGCTATGAGGGCGGCACGGGCGCCTCGCCCCTGTCCAGCATCAAGCACGCGGGACTTCCGTGGGAGCTGGGGCTGGCGGAGACGCAACAAGTGCTGGTGCACAACGGCCTTCGCAGCCGCATCCGGGTCCAAGTGGACGGCGGCTTGCGCACCGCGAAGGACGTGCTCATGGCGGCGATGATGGGGGCCGAGGAGTTCGGCATGGCCACCGCCAGCCTGATCGCCCTGGGCTGCATCATGCTGCGCAAGTGCCACCTCAACACCTGCTCGGTGGGCATCGCCACGCAGGACCTGGCGCTGCGCGAGCGCTTCCACGGCAAGCCCGAGCACGTGGTGAACTTCTTCTACATGGTGGCCGAGGACCTGCGCCGGCAGATGGCGGCACTGGGCTTCCGCAAGCTCGAAGAGGTGGTGGGCCGGGTGGACCTGCTGCGGCAGCGCACCGGCATGACGCACTGGAAGGCGCGCAAGGTGAACCTCGCCGCCCTGCTGGAGCCGCCCAAGGCTCCCGCCAGCGAGCCCCGGCGCTGCGACACACCCCACCGCAAGGACGTGTCGGACCACCTGGACCACGAGCTGCTGCGCAACGCGGGCCCCGCCCTCGAGGGCAGCTCCCCGACGTTCCTGACCCGGCCGGTGAGCAACATCCACCGCGCCGTGGGTGCCATGCTCTCTGGCGAGATCGCCAAGCGCCATGGGGCCCGGGGACTTCCGGACGGCCAACTGCGCATCCGCCTCCAAGGCTCGGCCGGACAGAGCTTCGGCGCGTTCCTGGCCAGCGGGGTGACGCTGGAGCTGGAGGGCGACTCCAACGACTACCTCGGCAAGGGGCTCTCCGGCGGCCGCATCATCGTCTATCCCCCCTCCAGCAGCCGCTTCGTACCGGAGGAGAACGTGCTGGTGGGCAACACCGTGCTCTACGGCGCCACGGCGGGAGAGGTGTACCTGCGGGGCCTGGCCGGTGAGCGCTTCGCGGTGCGCAACAGCGGGGCCCAGGCCGTCGTCGAGGGCGTGGGAGACCATGGCTGCGAGTACATGACGGGCGGCGTGGTGGTGGTGCTCGGCCCCACGGGGCGCAACTTCGCTGCGGGCATGAGCGGCGGCACCGCCTACGTGCTCGACCGGGATCGCACCTTCCGCAAGCGCTGCAACCTGGAGATGGTGGAGCTGGAGTCCCTGGTGGATGAGTCGGAGCTCTGGCTCGTCCACGGGATGATTGAACGCCACTTCCACCACACGAACAGCACGCTGGCACGGCGGGTGCTCGACAACTGGGAGCTGATGGTGCCGCAATTCGTGAAGGTGATGCCCACCGACTACAAGCGGGTCCTCCAGGCGCGGCGCGCGGCACGCAAGCCGCCCTCCGTCATGCCACAGCGGCTGCACGCCGTCGGGAGCGAGGGCTGA
- a CDS encoding tetratricopeptide repeat protein, translating into MSEQVAKELVDKGVGLSDVNKSQEALPLYDEVIQKFGGGKETGLRVQVVRAFTNKGIALHRMQKPLEALPLYDEAIKRAEGSEPALREAAAKALLQKANVLRDLNQNENALSLCSELIKGAAAAALPVPVAGALFTMADTLANLGRQDEALPLYDEVVQRFGASSDPALKPLVAGALFSKSMLLRFKNRPQEAVAAYDEIIKRFGDAAEPHLRNMAVMAQQSKNELQPK; encoded by the coding sequence ATGTCTGAGCAAGTAGCGAAGGAACTCGTCGATAAGGGAGTCGGGCTGTCCGACGTGAACAAGAGCCAGGAGGCCCTGCCGCTCTACGACGAGGTGATCCAGAAGTTCGGCGGTGGCAAGGAGACGGGTCTCCGCGTGCAGGTCGTGCGCGCGTTCACCAACAAGGGCATCGCGCTGCACCGGATGCAGAAGCCCCTGGAGGCCCTGCCGCTCTACGACGAGGCGATCAAGCGGGCCGAAGGCAGTGAGCCGGCCCTGCGTGAGGCGGCGGCGAAGGCACTTCTGCAGAAGGCCAACGTCCTGCGGGATCTGAACCAGAACGAGAACGCCCTGTCCTTGTGTTCCGAGCTGATCAAGGGCGCTGCCGCCGCGGCGCTGCCCGTGCCGGTGGCGGGGGCGCTCTTCACCATGGCCGACACGCTGGCGAACCTGGGCCGTCAGGACGAGGCGCTGCCGCTCTACGACGAGGTGGTGCAGCGGTTCGGGGCCAGCAGCGACCCGGCGCTCAAGCCACTGGTGGCAGGGGCGCTCTTCAGCAAGTCCATGCTCCTGCGGTTCAAGAACCGTCCCCAGGAGGCCGTGGCCGCCTACGACGAGATCATCAAGCGGTTCGGCGACGCCGCCGAGCCACACCTGCGCAACATGGCGGTCATGGCGCAGCAGAGCAAGAACGAGCTCCAGCCGAAGTAG
- a CDS encoding MATE family efflux transporter, protein MDVPNPSLGLFRLTWPIFLELLLFMLMGTSDVLMLSGVSDDAVSAAGVVNQYISLCILIMNVISHGASIVVAQYLGARRNAEASRISAVAIMMNLMLGLVVSAVLLSLGGFILGRMNLEGTVLVQAHAYMRIAGGFIFLQALINVLAALIRTYGFTRQSMFVSLGMNLLHMLCNYALIFGHFGMPEMGVTGAAVSTGLSRAAALGVFAWLLYRVMDVRMAPRDFVAFPGEYIRKILKVGVPAAIEQVTYHSCQTVFLYFVTFLGSVALASRQYAMAISQYIFLCSLAIGMGTAIVVGRMVGARQSDEAYRRAMESLKWAVAITVLVDVLVILMRQPLVSLFTDNGDIVLLTAQLILLSLLLESGRSFNRVLVNALRAAGDAQFTVYMALLSMVCMSLPLGYTLVFRFQFGLPGVWLAIAADEWMRGLVFWYRWKSRAWERKSLVEPQEEAVPAAL, encoded by the coding sequence ATGGACGTACCGAACCCCTCCTTGGGGCTGTTCCGGCTGACCTGGCCCATCTTCTTAGAACTGTTGTTGTTCATGCTGATGGGCACCTCGGACGTTCTCATGCTCAGCGGTGTGTCCGACGACGCCGTCTCGGCTGCGGGCGTGGTCAATCAGTACATTTCCCTGTGCATTCTCATCATGAATGTCATCAGCCACGGCGCCTCCATCGTCGTAGCGCAGTATCTGGGCGCGCGCCGGAATGCGGAGGCCTCTCGCATCTCGGCCGTGGCCATCATGATGAATCTGATGCTTGGGCTCGTGGTGAGCGCTGTGCTGCTGTCGCTCGGCGGCTTCATCTTGGGCCGGATGAACCTGGAAGGCACGGTGCTGGTTCAAGCCCATGCGTACATGCGAATCGCGGGCGGCTTCATCTTCCTGCAAGCCCTCATCAATGTGCTCGCCGCTCTCATCCGCACCTACGGCTTCACGCGGCAATCCATGTTCGTATCGCTGGGGATGAACCTGCTGCACATGCTGTGCAACTACGCCCTCATCTTCGGACACTTCGGGATGCCCGAAATGGGGGTGACCGGTGCGGCGGTATCCACGGGACTCAGCCGGGCCGCGGCGCTCGGAGTCTTCGCGTGGCTGCTCTACCGGGTGATGGACGTGCGGATGGCGCCGCGGGATTTCGTGGCGTTTCCCGGGGAGTACATCCGGAAGATCCTCAAGGTGGGCGTCCCCGCGGCCATCGAGCAGGTCACCTACCACTCCTGCCAGACGGTGTTCCTGTACTTCGTCACGTTCCTGGGGTCCGTGGCACTGGCATCCCGGCAGTACGCGATGGCCATCTCCCAGTACATCTTCCTGTGCAGCCTGGCGATCGGGATGGGGACAGCCATCGTGGTGGGACGGATGGTGGGCGCGCGTCAGTCGGACGAGGCCTACCGGCGGGCCATGGAGAGCCTGAAGTGGGCCGTGGCCATCACCGTCCTGGTGGACGTGCTCGTCATCCTGATGCGCCAGCCGCTGGTGAGCCTGTTCACGGACAACGGGGACATCGTGCTGTTGACCGCGCAGCTCATCCTGCTGAGCCTGCTGCTGGAGTCCGGACGCTCCTTCAACCGCGTCCTAGTGAATGCCTTGCGCGCCGCCGGGGACGCGCAGTTCACCGTCTACATGGCGCTGCTCTCCATGGTCTGCATGAGCCTGCCGCTGGGCTATACGCTCGTGTTCAGGTTCCAATTCGGGCTTCCCGGCGTCTGGCTCGCGATCGCGGCGGACGAGTGGATGCGCGGCTTGGTCTTCTGGTACCGCTGGAAGAGCCGGGCCTGGGAGCGGAAGTCGCTCGTCGAGCCCCAGGAGGAGGCGGTCCCGGCAGCCCTATAG
- a CDS encoding DMT family transporter has translation MSTARRGADAFLFQVMLGLCTVWGLQQAAIKAAAPDMVPLMQAMARSGIAALLVGLVMGWRGDWKRVRGTLPAGLLTGALFALEFLFIALGLQYTLASHISLFLYTAPIFSALGLHWLLPSERLLPVQWLGVAVCFGGIAVAFSGGLTLAHMDRRMLLGDAVGILSGAAWGATTVAVRASRLSEAPPTLTLFYQLAVATVTLLGLAWVSGQLDRVTLTPLSVGSVLFQGVVVSFASYLIWFSLMRRYLASHMAVLSFMTPLFGVTFGVVLLDEPLSLNFVAGAVLVLLGITLVNAGPWIRRLLPGAAQPGDTRP, from the coding sequence ATGAGTACGGCCCGGAGGGGGGCCGATGCCTTCCTGTTCCAGGTGATGCTCGGCCTGTGCACCGTCTGGGGCCTACAGCAGGCGGCGATCAAGGCCGCGGCGCCGGACATGGTGCCGCTGATGCAAGCCATGGCGCGCTCCGGCATCGCCGCGCTGCTGGTGGGACTCGTGATGGGTTGGCGCGGCGACTGGAAGCGCGTCCGGGGGACGCTGCCCGCCGGGCTGCTGACCGGAGCGTTGTTCGCCCTTGAGTTCCTCTTCATCGCGCTCGGCCTGCAATACACCCTGGCGTCGCACATCTCGCTCTTCCTCTACACCGCGCCCATCTTCTCGGCGCTCGGCTTGCACTGGCTTCTGCCGAGCGAGCGCCTGCTGCCGGTGCAATGGCTGGGCGTCGCCGTGTGCTTCGGGGGCATCGCGGTGGCTTTCAGCGGCGGGCTGACGCTGGCCCACATGGACAGGCGGATGCTCCTCGGGGACGCGGTGGGCATTCTCAGCGGTGCGGCCTGGGGGGCCACCACCGTGGCCGTCCGGGCCTCCCGTCTGTCCGAAGCGCCCCCAACCCTGACGCTGTTCTACCAACTGGCCGTCGCCACCGTGACGCTGCTGGGACTCGCTTGGGTGAGCGGGCAGCTTGACCGGGTGACGCTCACGCCCCTGAGCGTGGGCAGCGTGCTGTTCCAGGGCGTGGTGGTGTCGTTCGCCAGCTACCTCATCTGGTTCTCGCTGATGCGCCGCTACCTGGCGTCACACATGGCGGTGCTCTCTTTCATGACCCCCTTGTTTGGCGTCACCTTTGGCGTGGTGCTGTTGGACGAGCCACTCAGCCTGAACTTCGTCGCCGGGGCCGTGCTGGTGCTGCTGGGCATCACCCTGGTCAACGCGGGGCCGTGGATACGGCGTTTGTTGCCAGGCGCTGCCCAGCCTGGCGACACCCGCCCCTGA